A window of Acidobacteriota bacterium genomic DNA:
GACCGTGGCCGAGTTGCGGGCACTCGGCTACCTGGGGAACGACCCCGGGGTGACCACAGCGAACCCGGGCTCGCTCCTGCCCGACCCGAAAGACAAGATCGCGGAGCAGAACCTGCTGCACCGCGCCATGCTGGCAGACGAAGATGGCAACCTCGCGGCGACACGCGCTGCGCTGCACAAGGTGCTGGAACTCGATCCGAGCTCGCCGACAGGATTGCTTCAGTACGGCGACCTGGAACTGCGGGCGGGGAATCACCGCGAAGCGGCCGGGTTACTGGCGCGTGCGCGCGAGGTTCGCCCCGACGATGCCGGCGCCGCCTGGTCTCTCGGCCGCGCTCTGTACCAGCTCGGGGAATACGGTCAGGCCCGGCAAGCGCTGGAGTCGAGCCTCAAGCTCCGTTCCGGCCAGTTCGAGGCGAGGATACTGCTGGCTTCCACCTGCACCCATCTCGGCGACCTCGCTGCCGCCGAGGATCAACTCGAGGCCGCCATCCTGCTGGAGCCACGGGATGCTGGCGCGCGCAAGCAGTTGGGCTCGGTGCGGTTCCTGAAGAAGGACTACGACGGGGCGCTGGCGGCCTTGGACGAAGCCGCGCGACTGGCGCCGCGCGATGCATCGATCTACGACGAGCTGGGCCGCGTATATCGCGCGCACGCGAAACCGGTCCTGGCGCAACAGGCAGAAGCGCGCGCGAGCAGGCTGCGCACCCAGGGTTCCGTGAACATGGGTTCCAAGGGCAAGCCTCCCCGGGACTGAGCGGAGCGCGCCGCGATCAGGGGACGAAAATCAGTGGACGATCGCGGCCTTCACCGCGTTCTTGTCGGGACTGCCCTCGAAGATCTCGGTGAGGAAGCGCCCTTTCATCTGCGCCGGCGCGTTGATGCCGTAGAGATGCAGCACCGTCGGCGCGATGTCATACACGCTGAACGGCATCCCGTAGAACTGCACGCCCTTCTTGATGCCGGGCCCCATCGCAAAGAACGCTCCCGGCACCTCGTCGCCATCCTCGTAGTCGTGCTTGGCGATCACCGGGGTGGTGCCGGCATGGTCCATGTGCGCATGCGGCGGCTCGGTATAGCGCAACGGCTTGATGCCATGATCGGAGATGATCAGCAGCGTCGTGTTCTCGTCCACGTGCTTCAGGATGGTACCGAGCACGCGGTCGAAGGCGCGATACTGGGCGGGGAACGCATCCACATCGACATTCGCGACCTTCGGGTTGTAGCCGGCATGGAACGGCTGGATGGGATAGAGCCAATGTCCCACGCGGTCCTCGCAGGACTGCACCATCATGGTGAAGTCGGTGGGATGCTTGCTCAACAGGTAATCGAACAGCTTCATCTGCTGGTCGCGGATCTTCTGCACTCCCGCCAGCCACTCGTGGACGACCTTGGCTTCGTTGCCGTTGATCTGCGCGCTCGACGGCATGCGCGAGCAGTCGATCAGAAAGTCGCCGACGTTCGCCTCCAGTTCCGCCACCATCTCCTTCGGATACACCGCGTCGCCGCCCTGAACCTCGGAGAGCTTGGGCGCGCACAACACGCCATCTTCGCAACCC
This region includes:
- a CDS encoding alkaline phosphatase family protein translates to MKRTGTWILPFALLALAVQADDRPAAGQSGPHRPRVIVVGVNGAELDIIRPLLVRGEMPNLKKVIDNGVSGRLKTVGAPNCPKVYTTFATSAPPEEHGITGFLVGGITANTHMLKREPFWSILSKQGVTVGMANVPATFPVMPVNGYMVSGMLTRGKGCEDGVLCAPKLSEVQGGDAVYPKEMVAELEANVGDFLIDCSRMPSSAQINGNEAKVVHEWLAGVQKIRDQQMKLFDYLLSKHPTDFTMMVQSCEDRVGHWLYPIQPFHAGYNPKVANVDVDAFPAQYRAFDRVLGTILKHVDENTTLLIISDHGIKPLRYTEPPHAHMDHAGTTPVIAKHDYEDGDEVPGAFFAMGPGIKKGVQFYGMPFSVYDIAPTVLHLYGINAPAQMKGRFLTEIFEGSPDKNAVKAAIVH